TGAGATTGCTATTTaccaacataaaaacaataaaatcagtTACTGCGAGGCATGTTCTAGTTACTTTGAATTGTAAGCGAGAAAGAGGTATAGACACAGCGtgtttttaggtttcagttttcaaGACTTTCATTCATGAGGTAATTAGCGTTCTTATAACATATGTACTGGTACACACACAACGCCCGTTATCGATCTTACAACATACATACTGGCACATGAACAACGCCCGCTATCGATCTTACAGCATACATACTGGTACATATACAACGCCCGCTATCGATCTTACAGCATACATACTGGTATATATACAACGCCCGCTATCGATCTTACAGCATACATACTGGTACATATACAACGCCCGCTATCGATCTTACAGCATACATACTGGTATATATACAACGCCCGCTATCGATCTTACAGCATACATACTGGTGCATATAAAACGCCCACTATCGATCTTACAGCATACATACTGGTGCATATAAAACGCCCACTATCGATCTTACAGCATACATACTGGTACATATACAACGCCTATTATTCTAATTCTATCTTACAACATACATACTGATACATGCACAACGCCCGTTATTCGATCTCACAGCATACATACTGGTACATGTATCATATAAACACGCCTTCACCTACAGTTTCATTGCCATAccgtttaaaatacatttgatgCTGCCTTTATTTCACATGTGAATTACTTATATTAACGTATTTGGGCGTAAAGATAACACCAGAAAACGAGACGCAAATTGTTATACAAACATACAAGCACTGCACACTATTTTAGAGCAAAACacgttagaaaaaataaataacacacctAACTTTGGTATTCGAGACACGTTTCATGTCCCtgtcaattgtttttttttgcttcacAAAAAACGCACATGGTTATAATAAGAAGCGTCACTTTAGACGTACGCTTTGGTTTCAGACGATTACATGTTTCAAGTACTGGGATCACGTGTTGGCGTAAGAGTGATTTCTTAAAGACGAACGAGATAGAtcgatttataaatatttttgatcatATGTGTCAAAGTTAAATCAGCTACAGCTTTTTTTGTTTGCTCCAGTGAGCtgccaatcacaggtatcgaaacccgatttctagcgttgtaaggcTTTGGGAGGAGCAGTAGTGTTGTCCTAttgctattttaaatatatatttcctcaGAAAATATGTGGTAGCTAAAACGGGTCCAAAACGTCACCCAGGCATGATGGGATATAAAACTAGGTGGGTTTGATGTAAGAGTAAATAAGTTTCGTATCAAAGTAGGTAGTTCTCGTACGTTTTGTAGGTAGGTTTGCCCAATCGCTGAACTTGAATTCGGATTTTGTGCTCCAGGCCTTCTTGGGAGCGCCATTTTTGTGACTACGTTTGTACTTGTGAGAATTCTCCAGATTCTGGAAAGCATCTGGATCGCGATCATGATCCAGTTGGCATGCAAGTGACACACGTAGCTCAATTACCGCGTGTAAGTGTCCTAACAGTTTTATTTCTCGGATGCGGACGCCCTCTATGTTACTATAAAACTAATTGGGGATAATGGAGGACCTTGATAGGTAAAATGGAACCTTTATTCTTTGTAGTGGTGTGTGTGGGGTTATGGTCATAATATTAATTGGTGCATAATTCAAACTAACAAAAATACAGCttcaaaaattaagaaataattcaGTAATTTGAATTTCGTGTTCTCCTTAGAAACTTccttaaaaacagtaaattaactTCCTAACACGTattgtgtaaaaattaataacCACAGACCAGTAACATTGTGTGAATGTTGTCAGCGACTGACCAGTAACATTGTGTGAATGTTATCAGCCACTGACCAGTAATATTGTGTGAATGTTATCAGCCACTGACCAGTAACATTGTGTGAATGTTATCAGCCACTGACCAGTAACATTGTGTGAATGTTATCAGCCACTGACCAGTAATATTGTGTGAATGTTATCAGCCACTGACCAGTAATATTGTGTGAATGTTGTCAGCCACTGACCAGTAATATTGTGTGAATGTTATCAGCCACTGACCAGTAATATTGTGTGAATGTTATCAGCCACTGACCAGTAATATTATGTGAATGTTATCAGCCACTGACTTAATTAAACACTTCAATAACTACTTCTGTATAGCGACTTAACTCACTGAATAAGTGTTAATTAAAAGTGTTGATTCAAATTAAAGTGATTGACATTGTgattttaaatttgttccactaaACGATAAACCTTCCTGGTTACATTAAAAGAAATGCCGAAGACATTCTGTTTTCCGATCTCTTATAAAAGATACCGTATGCTTATCATTGCGTATTTTGGTCACGTCACCAAGAGAGAGAAAATACTACGGACATTGTTGTACCTGCGACACATAATGGGATTGTATATTACATCTCATGTTTCATTTCACGCTAATAAATActcatttacaataaaataagttattttacattCACTACCAGCATTACATCTACAATATTTAAATGGTTACAACAGCAAAAATCTTTGGCTAAATGAAATGTTCATGTCTGTTAATGTTTACTATGTCTTATATAAATATGGCACGAACACGCACACACAATTTTTTACAGAAAGTTCGCAAATAGGTCAGAGTAATATTCATTTTACTTTCATGacatttgtaattttgttaaaataagtaCGTCACCGAAATAATATAAACAACCAAATACAAGTGCACCAATgaccagaaatatatatattttttttaaatattgtttaagaaaCTTTCCGACAGAGGTATTCTGCTTCTCTTCCACAGCATTTTAAACCTAGTTTATTTTAAGActtgttaaaactaaattttataaaccTTGTAAACTTCTATTATGTCATTATAACGTAATACATGGATGTAAGTAACTGCATGACATATGAATTATCTACTTCAAGATACTTGCGTGTAAGCACTTGTAATTAAAACCACATGCCATCTgcgtgtatatattatatatatatatatacactgattGGGAATAACATAGAACATCACAAATACAGTGCATGATACGTGTAGAATCCACCACATGTTACTGCCTCCATCTCTTTATGATAACATCCCAACTTACTTAATAAATTTAAGAGCTATTGATTACAATATATTGCAAGTTCAAAATTTCCAATTGGTTCTACGAGTTCGTAGAAATCAATagcatttttgtttctaaattttacgTTGCCATGGCATTTGAGTTATCTTTTTATCTGCATATAGGTGGCGTGGAAATATGACTTATAGAATCAGCTTTGACTATTCAACTGAGAAACAGTTTAGTTTGAAttcacttatatattttttttctttaaaccttGGGGTTTGtaatttaatatgataaaaatatcattcaaatcattaaatatcagttattaaATAATGGCATAtggttattatataaataaatatttgtgtagtcaaaagaaaatatttaatcttaGCATATCGAACTAAATATGATACATTGTTGTAACGTTTAATTCCTTTTAACACATTTATTACACGTGTCAGTGATTTTGTGAATATTAATAGATTAGTGGAAATGAAATAACGTTGGTAACTACGACAGGCTAATAAAACTCCAGCTCAATGTTGTCGAATCCCCTGATgagcaaaataattattatgttcaAATTGGTGTTTCAATGGTGCATTGTAGGCCTCTCACTCTCTTCTCTGTCACATTAATGAACAATTCCTAAAGGTTTTACTGTGTGTCCATGTGACTTACTTGTTCAAGGTCAGGATTTTCGCTAACTGACGGCATGGATGTCATCCCACTCGCAACAATAGGTTTCCATGGTAACAGTTTGGTCACGCGACTCCCTTCTTGAGGAAGAAAGCATGTTGTTCGGGGTTGGTTTAACTGCATGGCTTCCACAGGTGCTACTGGATGCCAGAAAGGAAATGGCAGAACACGCTGAACGGATAAAGAAGTCGTACTTAAGTTTTCTGGTTGTATAACCAACAAGTTTCTGTTAGCGACCAACTGACTGTTGGTACTTTCAATTTCCTGTTCAGGAGACCAAGACTGGGAAGATGTTTGTGGTAAAGTGGTCACTGCATAAGGGATTGTTTTGGGTTCTATAATAGGTCCAATACAcgtgttatttttcttttgcttttcaTCAAGTAAAGATTGTCCTTGTTGGACATCACAAAAAATGACAACTGCTGAGGTTGTCCTAGCTGGACATCAGAGAGAAACGATAATTGCTGAGGTTGTCCTTGTTGGGTATCAGAGATTGATGATAACTGCTGAGGTTGTCCTTGTTGGACATCAGACAGAAACGACAATTGCTGAGGTTGTCCTTGTTGGACATCAGACAGAAACAATTGCTGAGGTTGTCCTTGTTGGACATCAGAGAGAAACGACAATTGCTGAGGTTGTCCTTGCTGGACATCAGATATTAACGACAACTGCTGAGGCTGTCCTTGTTGGGTATCAGAGGTTAACAACAACTGCTTAGACTGTCCATGCTGGACATCAGAAAGAAACGACAACTGTAGCATTTTTCCTTGTTGAGGACTAGAAGTGAAGGATGACTGTTGTGATTGTCTTTGTTGAATATCTGAAAAAAAGATAACTGCTGAGACTGTTTCTGTTGAAGATCTTGGAGGAAAGATAACTTTTGAGACTGCTGAAGGTTAGGGAGGAAGGACAAATGTTGAGTCTGGTTTATTTCCAAGTCTGGAACTTCCGATTTTGATAAAGAGGAAGAATCTTCAGTTCTGGGTTTGATAGCTGCTGATGAAGCAAGTACTTCCATGGATAGTGGTACTACTGAGGACGATTGCTGTGCTACTTTGAGAGACTTTTGCCGGCTGGTTTGGCGTCTATGTATTGTTGTCTGCTTTTTCATTTCTTGACGCTTTTGCTGAAGTCTTTGGTGAAAAAGATGTTGTTGTAAAGCCTTATTCTGTACATGTAACAACCCTCCCGCTTCTGTTGGTTGTGTAGAAGACGAAGGTACTGAGGTGTCTGGTGACGTTTGACGACATCCTTCTTGATGAGGTTGAATTTGATACAATGTAAACGTCCTTGGCTGTGGGGGAGACACTGTTGGAGCTTCTGGTAAACTACTACGTTTTGAAATATGCTGGTACTTcatgttcttttctttctctgttgTGTAATCCTCGCTTGACTCACCAAAACAGTGTTTTTTAGGTGGACGTACCACTTCTTGACGTGTTTGGTCTCTAAATAGCAACTGTAACGTTCGATGTTCCACACTGATATCATTCAAGTCTACAATACCTCGAGTTTTTTTCTTGTGTGCGTAGTTGTTGACAGAATGCACGAACAGTTTCAGCAACAAGCCCATCAGAAGCTCTTCTGCCCTCACGAAAACACCTTGGTGACTGTTTGTCAGTGAGATTACTGTCAATATATGATGAGAGTAATCAGGCCCTGTAAATGTGAAATGATGAACAGGGAGGCGCGTTTGAGATAGAACCTCTGAAGGACTAGCCACAAAGAGAGACTCTTCACGGCTCTCGGTGAAACTAGAAAAACTTGGATTCCCTTGGGAACAGGAAGTCAGGCTGGATCCAAAATCTGTTTCTATTTGTGAATCGAAGCTTTCAAAATTTTGATTCAAATTTTGAGAAGTAGTTTGGATGCCCTCTAACGGAGCATCAGATAAACTTAGCAGCTGAGTTAGATTACACAAAGGTGGGCTTTCTCTATGTTTATCGCTAGATTGGTAAAATGTACCACAACAAGTAACGTGCTCTCCTGAATAAAATGTTGCCTTCTGCTGCACAGGAGAACACGTTCGAAATTCTAGTGAACTCCTACTTCCGTCAACTTCCACACCTTCGTCAATGGAAGTTGCGACTCGAGAAAAGTGTTGG
Above is a genomic segment from Tachypleus tridentatus isolate NWPU-2018 chromosome 11, ASM421037v1, whole genome shotgun sequence containing:
- the LOC143231637 gene encoding uncharacterized protein LOC143231637, whose translation is MSESMARTVFLQILSAVEYCHNLHVVHRDLKAENLLLDDNLNIKIADFGFSNFYSVSDKLTTWCGSPPYAAPEVFEGKKYVGPEIDIWSLGVVLYVLVCGSLPFDGTNLQVLRDRVLSGRFRIPYFMSSECEHLIRRMLVLDPVKRFTIEQIKRHKWMQSDEATPMPSVPAVVDKQGPRSGEFSEQILRLMQSLGIDTSKTKESLANEKYDHHAAIYFLLLDRLRHQRASPIPVTSVKQAVDTQQRRPSSIAEQAMRKVDLPPPGAILPTHLQGSPISFSGSSKGGVVDKALQARPQISTVRHHVFSFTTDGTVPSSGRYLGQNYRLGEGDPTPLGIPVRLCEGMTGGRPPTPQGQHFSRVATSIDEGVEVDGSRSSLEFRTCSPVQQKATFYSGEHVTCCGTFYQSSDKHRESPPLCNLTQLLSLSDAPLEGIQTTSQNLNQNFESFDSQIETDFGSSLTSCSQGNPSFSSFTESREESLFVASPSEVLSQTRLPVHHFTFTGPDYSHHILTVISLTNSHQGVFVRAEELLMGLLLKLFVHSVNNYAHKKKTRGIVDLNDISVEHRTLQLLFRDQTRQEVVRPPKKHCFGESSEDYTTEKEKNMKYQHISKRSSLPEAPTVSPPQPRTFTLYQIQPHQEGCRQTSPDTSVPSSSTQPTEAGGLLHVQNKALQQHLFHQRLQQKRQEMKKQTTIHRRQTSRQKSLKVAQQSSSVVPLSMEVLASSAAIKPRTEDSSSLSKSEVPDLEINQTQHLSFLPNLQQSQKLSFLQDLQQKQSQQLSFFQIFNKDNHNSHPSLLVLNKEKCYSCRFFLMSSMDSLSSCC